The Chloroflexota bacterium sequence TCGAGGGCTAGGCCGCGTTCGCTTGCGCCCAGCGTACGTATCGGCCAAGTTGGAGGCCTCCCGCGCCAAGGGAAGCGGCGTCCTCCTTCCGGCTGAGCACGAGCCAGCCCCGGGTTGCGCGCTATTGCGGTCGCCATGGCCGGTAGGGCCGACTTACTGAGCCGATCTCTGTCGTTACGCACGCTGGGTGTAAATGGGCAGCCGAACGAGGTCGGCGCGACTCCTAGATCAGGCGGCGGTCCGAGGCCCAGCGGGTCAGCTCGTATCGGTTCGAGAGCTGGAGCTTGCGAAGCACGGCCGAGACGTGGGTTTCGACGGTCTTGACCGAGATGTGAAGCTCGGTGGCGACCTCCTTGTAGGTGTAGCCGCGCGCGATGAAGCGCAGCGTCTCGCGCTCCCGGGCGGTGAGGAGGTCGAGCTCCGGGTCGATCGGCTGGTCGGACTCGCCGGCGAACGCGTCCAGCACGAAGCCCGCCAGGCGCGGCGAGAAGACGACGTCTCCATCGTGGACGCGCTGGACCGCGGCGACGAGCTCGTCGGCCGAAATGGACTTGGTCACGTAGCCACGGGCGCCCGCCCGGATGATGCCGATCACGTCCTCCGCGGCATCCGACACCGAGAGCGCCAAGAACTGCGCCCTGGAACCCTCGGCCCGCACCCCCTCGATCACCCCGCGACCGCCTCCGGCCGGCATGTGGACGTCGAGGAGGACCACATCCGGGTCAGCATCGACGATCCCGGCCACCGCCTCCTCGACGGTCCCCGCGTCGCCCACGATCCGACAGCTGCGGCTCAGCTCCGAGCGCACCCCGGAGCGGAACAGCTCGTGGTCGTCGACGACGAAGACGGTTACGCCAGCCGCCACTCGGGTCGGCGCGGTCACGACGGCTTCCTCGGGAGCCGCATCCCGATCTCAGTCCCTGCGCCGGGCCGGCTGTCCACGAGCGCAGTCCCGCCGTGGCGCTCCATCCGCCCGATGATCGAGTCCGCAATCCCCCGCCGGTCCGCAGCGACCTCCGTCGGGTCGAAGCCGGTGCCGTGGTCGCGCACATATGCGCTGATCGCCTCATCTTCGACCTCGACGTAGACCGATACCTCCGTCGATCCCGAGTGCCGCGCGGCGTTGAGCGTGGCCTCGCCGACCGCCGAGACGAGTGCGCGGGCGTGCTCGTCGAGATCGGCCTCGCCAACCACGATCGCCTCGACCTTGACCTGCTGGTCACGCTCCACCCGGCCGGCCATGGCGTCGATCGCGTCCCGCAACTGCGCACCGGCCTGCGTTGGAGCCCGCCCGTACAGCCACGCGCGCAGCTCGCGCTCCTGGGTGCGCGCCAGAGTCACCATCTCGCGCTGCGCCGGCGAGCGCTGAATAAGGGCCAGGGTCTGCAGCACCGAGTCGTGGAGGTGCGCCGCCATCTCGGCGCGCGCCTCGGTCCGCACGCGCTGGCTGCGCTCCTCGATCAGCTCGCGGACCAGGTTCCAGGCCCACGGCCCCAGGATGAGTCCGAGCCCGCCGATCGCGACGAGCGCGGCCAGCACCATCGGCCCGGCGACATCGAGCGAGGCGTTGTAGCCCAGGAAGATGGCCATGGCGCCGACGATCAGAGAGATTCCGATGCCCAGCCGCAGGAGCGAGACGCGGCGGGTGAGCACGGCGTCAAGCGGCCAGCGTCCGCCGCGCTCATCGCCCGAGCGGGCCCACAGGATGGCGAAGCCGATGGCGGCCAGCGAGATAGGCCAGGCCAGGGTCTCGCCGAACCAGAAGCCGCTGACGAACACGAGCAGGAACACGCCGCCCAGGATCAGCGCTCCACCCAGGGCCTGGCCGAGCGTGGGCCGGACCAGCGGGCCTCGTCGAGGCGCCGTCGCGGCATCGACTGCCTCCTCGGGGGCCAGCAGCCACGCGAGCAGATACACCACGACACCGAATCCGAGCGCGAGGCTGAGCGCCACGAATGCGAAGCGCACGAAGATCGGCTCGACGCCCAGGTGGTTGCCAATGCCGGCCGCCACGCCACCGATGACGCGGTCGCTTCGGCTGCGCTCCAATCGCGCACGCGCGGCGCCGGCCAGCTCCCCCCTTCCTCGCCGGACGCCGACCTGTGCCATCCCAGCATATTCGCACACCCTTGACCTCCCCACGATCGGGGATGACCCTGAGCTGATCTCGGTCCCGCTCAGGGTTGTTTCAGGGTGCTCCCCGATGGGCAGCCGCGCGGCATGCGCCCATCCTCACGCCAATGACCGGCCAACGCTCAGAACGCACCGGCGCCCCGCCGCGCCTCCTTCGACGGCGAACGAGCGATCGGGTGCTGGGGGGCGTCGCAGGCGGACTCGGGGACTACTTCAATGTCGATCCGCTCCTGATCCGCATCGCCTTCGTGGGGCTGATGATCTTCGGCGGCGCCGGTCTCGTCCTCTATGTCGTGGGCTGGCTGCTGATCCCCGCGGACGGCGAGAACGTTTCGAACATCGAGGGCTTCTTCCGCCGCCTCGGACTCACGTCGCAGCGCCTTGCCTGGATTGCACTCGCCTTCGTCGTCTTCATCGTGGTGATCGCCGGCGCGCCGGTGGGCGGACCGCTCGACGGCTCGGGAACAGTGTTCATCGGCCCGCTGCCCGGGGTGAATCAGTGGACGCTGTGGGCGGTTGCGATCATCGTCGTGGGGATCGTGATGCTTCGACGTCGCGAGTCGCCGGCTCCGGCGCCCCCGGCGCCCCCAGCGACCCCTGCCATGACCGCCGAAGCGACGATCCCCGCGCAACCGTCCACCCCCGCGGTGACGGCGGTGAAGGCCGCGCCGCGGCCGCGCTCACCGCTCGCCCTCTACACGTATGGCGCGATCCTGCTGAGCATCGGGCTGTTGGCGCTCGCCAGCCAGATGGCCGACGTGTCAGTCTCACCTGGCCAGTTCTTCGGGACGGCGCTGGCTGTGCTGGGGATCGGCCTGGTGGTCGGCGCGTGGTGGGGGCGCGCCCGGATCCTGATTCTGGTCGCGTTCCTGCTCGCCCCGATGGCGATCGTGGCCAGCTTCATCACCGCGCCACTCGCGGGCGGGATCGGCGATCACCGGTACACGCCGGTCACGGCGGCCGAGGTGAGGGACGAGTACCGTTCGCTTGGCGGTCGGCTGATCCTCGACCTGACCGACCTGAAGACAGGCCCGCGCACCATCCACATCTCGGTGAGCGTGGCTGTGGGTCAGCTGGTCGTGATCCTGCCCGAAAATGCAACGGTCGAGCTGCGCACCCGGGTCGGGGCGGGCGACTCGGTGGTCCTCGGCTCACAGGACGTCGGCACGAGCCTTGACAGCAGCTATGTTCGCCACCATTTCAACCCGATCAGCTACATCCTGGATCTCGAAATGGGTATCGGCCAGGTGTTCGTGACCGACTCGAGGATCAACTGGTGACGCGCCATCCGGCCGATCTGCTCTCGCTCGTGGCGGGGCTCGCGGTGCTCGGCCTCGGCCTGGTGCTCCTCTCGGGTGGCGTCGGCGACATCCCGATGGAGTGGGTCGGTCCGGCGGTGGCGATCGGCCTTGGAGCTCTGATCCTCTATGCGGCGCGACCTGCGCGCGAGGCGAGCGAGGATGCGCCAGTTCCGAGCGACGAGTCATGAGCACAGAGCCCGTACTGGAGGCGCACGACCTCGCCAAGCGGTACGGACGTCGCACGTGGGCGCTGACGGGGATCGACCTCTCCATTCCGGAGGGGGGCATCACCGCGCTGGTCGGGCCGAACGCTGCGGGCAAGTCAACGCTGATCAAGACCTGGATCGGCTTCGAGCGTCCGACGCGCGGCGGCGTGAGGGTGGCCGGCATCGATCCGTGGAAGGACCGCTCCGCAGTGCTTGGGCAGGTCGGCTACGTCCCGCAGTCGCCGGCGCTGTACGACGGGCTGAGCGTCGACGACCACCTGGACCTGGCCGTTCAGCTGCGTCCCGATTTCGATCAGCACTATGCCCGGCTGCGGCTGGATCAGCTCGGCATTCCTCCCGATCAGGGGGCGAAGTCACTCTCTGGCGGCCAGCAGGCGCAGGTGGCGCTCGCCCTGGCTCTCGGCACACGTGCCAGGATCCTCCTTCTCGACGAGCCACTGGCCAGCCTCGACCCTCTGGCACGGCGCGAGTTCCTGCACGTCCTGACCGATGCGGTCCGTTCCGACGGCGCCACCGCGCTCCTCTCGAGCCACATCGTCACCGACGTGGAACAGGCGTGCGACAGGCTGGTGGTGCTGGGCGTGGGCAAGATCCTGCTGCACGACACGGTGGCAGACGCCAAGGCGACCCACTGGATGGCGACCGATGGCGCCGCAACAGGCGATGGCGAGGTGATTGGCTCGTTCGGTGGCCCCGCAGGTGAGCGCCTGACCCTGATGCGAGGATCAACCCGTTCTGAGGGAGAGAACCTTCGCCCCGCGTCGCTCGAAGAGGTCGTGCTCGGCTACCTGGCCTCGGGCCGTGGCAAGCCGGGCGAGGCGGCCGCGTGAGGCAGGGGCGCGACCGATGACGTGGGCGCGCCTCGCCTTCAGACTCCAGCGGTCGCCCATCGGCTTTGCGGCGTTCGTGTGCCTCGGGCTGGCGGGGACAGCGGCGTGGCTGACGATGAACTTGCCGTCGATGCTCGCGGAATGCGAGACGTCCGCTGCGCCGGATGGGTGCGGGGTCATCCACCTGTTCGGGTCGCCCCTCGGCGAGACAGCGATGATGACCCAGCTGGCGATCGGCGTCGCGATGTACGCCGTCCCGCTCGTGCTCGGAGTGCCGGTGCTGACGCAGGAAATCGAGCCGCGGACCGCGATGATCGCGTGGCCGCTGGCGGGTTCGCGCCTGAAGTGGCTCGCATGGCGGGCGGGGTCGGTGCTCGTCATCGGCATGGTGCCGATCGGCGTCCTGGCCTTTGCCGCCGAGGGGCTGGCGGGTGTCCACGCACCGGGCAGCGACCTCGGCTTCGCCCAGCACGGAGGGCGCGGCATCTCGCTGATGACCCGCGCCGGACTGATGCTCGTCGTGGCCGTCGCCCTTGGTGCGGTGATCGGGCGGCTGCTGCCGTCCCTGCTGATCGGCATCGCGCTGGCCGTGGGACTCTCGACCGCGGTCGGGTCCCTACCGCCGTACGGAGTCGCGCCGACTGAACTCACGCTCTCCGGAGAGAACTTTGAGGGCGGGCAGCCATTTCAGACGGGGCATGCGTACCGAGCGCCCGACGGCACGCCGATCACCAACGACGAGGCCGAGGCGATGCTGATGGCGGTATACGAGGAGTACAGTCCCAACCTGCCTCCGTCCTCGGTCCTGCCCCAGGGCGTGTTCTACGGCATCGCCGGCTCGCGGTACTTCGAGGTCCTCGCCCGCGAGTCCGCGGTGCTGGTCGGCGCGACGGTGCTGGTCGGCGGCGTCGCGGCAGCGGTCGTTCAGCGTCGGCGGCCCGAGTGAGCAGACCGATGGCCTTGGCACGGCTCGCGTTCCGCTCCGGCCGGGCGGCAAACCTGCGCCCGGCGTCCCTCGAGGAGGTGGTGCTCGGCTACCTGGCCTCGGGCCGTGCGCGCCCCGATGAGGCCGTTGCGTGCTGAGGATCGGCTCGTGGCTGGCCCTTTCGTTTCGGCTGAACCGCTGGGAGGTTCTCGCGTCGGTGGCTGGGACTGCCCTGCTCGCGGCGGCGATGCTGTGGTTCACCTGGCAGCTGCGGACGCTGGCTGCCACCGAGCCGGCGTGCCTCGACCCCACGACCTATGTCGCGGCCTGCGAGCAGTCCCCCCAGCCGTTCTACGAGCTGAGCAGCCGAGCCGAATTGCTCTCCTACCTGGGCTGGGCCGCCCCGTTCGGGATTGGCCTGGTGCTGGGCGTTCCGCTCGTCTCGCGCGAGATCGAGCAGCGAACCGCCGGCGTGGCCTGGACGTTGAGTCAATCCCGGGCGAGGTGGCTGGCGTGGCGCGTCGCGTTCGCGGCCCTCGTCATGATCGTGCTGCTCCTCGTCGTGGCGATCGCCAGCGAGGTGCTGGCCTCCGCACAGATGCCAAACAGGCACCTCGATGACGACTTCGCCTGGTACGGGCGTCGTGGCGGGCTCATCGTGGTGCGCGGGCTGGCATCGCTGGGGATCGGAGTGCTGCTGGGTGCCATGCTCGGGCGCGTCCTGCCCGCGCTCCTGGTGGCGGCCTTTGCATCGGTGCTGATCTTCACCGCCATCAGCTTCGGCATGGACCGATGGATGGAGACGGATGCCATCGTGCAGGCCTACGGCGCGGATCTCGCGGGTGGCCGGTACCTGGGCCAGCGCGTGGAGCTGCCGAGCGGTGAGTTGATCGATTACGGCGAGCTCCAGCGACGCGGCCTCTCGGCCGAGTGGTTCCAGGACGACATGATCTTTGCCCGCGAGGAAGACGTTGGCCATCCGGAGAGGATGATTGGCCGGGACCGTGGGCTGATCGTGCCGGGGCGGCTCTACCCGCAAATCGTCCTGCGTGAGTCGGCGGTCGTTGGTGCCACGGCGCTACTGCTGGGCCTCGTCAGCGCAGCGGTGGTCGCGCGTCGGAGGCCTGGATGACGCTCCGCGGCTGGCGCCTTGCCTTCAAGATGCAGCGCCTCGAGCTGCTGCTCTTCGTTGCGGCCGCGGTCCTCCTCGTAGTGGCCTCGGTGCTGATCGCCAAGGGGGCGAGCGAGGCGCGGGCCGCCTTCGACGCGTGCTACCAGGCGTCGGGGACTGACACCAACTGCGCGACCTCTCCCAGCCTGAATGACTTCTCTGGGTGGGGCGGCTTCGCCAGGATCGGCGCGTTCCTCACGCCGTTCGCCCTGGGCCTGTTCCTGGGGGTCCCGGTCGTGGCTCGCGAGATCGAGGGACGGACGGCGGGGATCGCCTGGACGCTCAGCCGATCCCGCTCTCGCTGGCTGATCCAGCGCGTCCTTCCGCTGGTGGTCGTGGTGATCGTCCTCGCGACGGCGGTCGGCATCGGCAGCGAGTTCGTGACACGGACGAACCCCTTCGCGGACCTCGCCGCCAACCCGGGCTTCGCGGATCACACTGCTAGAGGCTGGATGCTGCCGGTACGGGCGCTCGCCGTCCTGTTGCTCGGAATCGCGGTCGGTGCCATGGTGCCCCGGCAGCTGCCTGCGCTCCTGCTGGCCGGCGCCGTCACGCTGGCGCTGTTTGTGGGGCTGTCGATCGGCATGGATGCCTGGATGACCGCGGAGGCCCAGCCGATCCTCATCGACGAGAGCAGCCGATTCGGGCCGTTTGGCGAGGGGCCTCGCATCTTCGACGTGGCCTACCGGGACGATGCCACCGGCGAGGTGATCACGATGAATGACTTCTACAACCGGTACGGCGACGTCTTCGTGCCGGATGGGGGAATGCCAGAAGGATTCACGGAGGTTGCGATCGGGATTCCGGGCACCGAGTACGGCATCTGGGTCCTGCGCGAGTCCGCGGTCCTGGGTCTAGTCGCGCTGGCAAGCGGCGGGCTGGCGACGCTCGTGGTACGCCGGAGGCGCCCCTGACCGGCGACGGGTAGAGTCCCCGCATGGCGCCCGAGCCCGCCCCCAACGAGCATGCACGAGCCGTCGAGCGCACCTACTTGACCCTGACCCTGCTGAGCACGCTCGCCTCGTCGTTCATCTGGGGCATCAACACCATCTTCCTGCTCGATGCCGGACTTAACAATGCCGAGGCGTTCGCGGCCAATGCCTTCTTCACCCTGGGGATGGTCATCTTCGAGATCCCTACCGGCGTGTTTGCGGACACGCGCGGCCGCCGCTTCTCGTACCTGCTGGGCGCCGCCACGCTCCTGGTCTCAACGCTTCTCTACCTCGTGATGTGGCAGATCCACGCTCCGCTGTGGGGCTGGGCGATTGCCTCCATCCTGCTGGGCCTGGGATTCACCTTCTTCTCGGGCGCCACCGAAGCCTGGCTGGTCGACGCTCTGCACGGCACCGGATTCCAGGGCCACCTGGAACATGTCTTCGGTCGGGCGCAGACGGTGACCGGAGCGGCCATGCTGGGTGGCACGGTCGCGGGCGGGCTCGTCGCCCAGCTCACCAACCTGGGCGTTCCATACATCATCCGCGCGGCGATGTTCGGTGTGACCCTGCTGGTGGCCTGGCGCTTCATGCGGGACATCGGCTTCTCGCCGGACAGCGATGCGAGCGCGGTCACCGCCGTCCGCAACGTCCTCAGGGGGTCCATCGATGGCGGCCTGCGCAACCCGCCGGTGCGCTGGCTGATGCTGGCGGTCCCATTCACGGCCGGCACCGGCATCTACATCTTCTACGCCGCGCAGCCCTACCTGCTGGAGCTGTACGGGGACCCAACCGCCTACAGCATCGCGGGCCTGGCCGCGGCGATCTTCGCCGGGGTGCAGATCGCCGGGGGGCTCCTGGTGCCCTACGTCCGTCGGCTGTTCCGGCGCCGGACCGATGCGCTGCTGATCGGCGGCGTGCTGGGCGTCGCCTTCCTGGCGGTGCTGGGTCTCAAGCCGGGCTTCATGGTGGCCCTGGCACTTCTGGCAGCCTGGTCCCTCATCGGCGCTGTGACGAGGCCAATGCGATCGGCCTTCCTGAACGACGTCATCCCCTCCGAGCAGCGCGCCACGGTGCTGTCCTTCGACTCGCTGATGGGATCCGCGGGCGGCGTGGTGGCGCAGCCCGTGCTGGGCCGCGTCGCAGATGGCGGCGGCTACGCGGCCTCGTACCTGATCTCGGCCGGGGTGCAGCTGGTCGCGCTGCCGCTGGTCTTCCTGGCGCGCCTCGAGAAGTCACCCGCGGACCCGATCACCGACGTTGACGAGGTGATCGAGCCCACATGACGACGTAGGAGAGCGGAATCTCGGCGGGATCGGCCGGGGGTCTGAGACTGGCTGGGGCGGAAGGATTCGAACCTTCGATCTCCTGATCCAGAGTCAAGTGCCGCCCGGAGGCCCGCAGCGGCCGTCCTCAGCCAAGATTCGTGCTCAGACTCGGCCCACGCCTCGTCCTCGCATGTTCGGTTTTCCGGTGAGTCAGGTGCCCAGCCCGGAAGGGAGTCAGGTGCCCACGCGCGAAAACGGAAAGAATCAGGTGCCCACGCGCTGGCGGCTCCTGAGGGGATTGTATAGGTTGGGCGCCCCGAGGCGTGGCTGTCCCATTCGACCTTGTACTGGCTTGGCCGCACATGAGTGGGCTGCCTCTCGATATCCTTATACGCAGTCAGGTGATCACGGATGTCGCGTCCCATCGGTGAGGCAGGATTGAAGCCCGGTCGAAATCGGCGCTCGATCCTGCATTGGCGGCTAGCTGCATTCCCGAATCCCCACCTCAAGCCTCGCTACGCATCCCGCCCGGTCCGCGAGGCGCGACCGAAGCCGGCAGGCCATGGCTGGTCGTCCATCACGCAGAACTACGCCGGCCACGCCAACAGGCGTGCGGGATTCGTCACGAGCACGGCATCGAGGAGGGCCGGACCGGCAGCTGCGGTGAGGCGCGGAATGAAGCGGGTCGGAAGGTATGCCATCCCCGGGAGCCCCCCATAGGACGCGAACGAGGAGCGCCGCGCGACGTCCCCACCGAGCAGAATGCGGTCGGCAGCTCCGCCCCGCGCAACTGCAAGAAGGCACTCAATGAGGATGGAGTCTGGCCAGTACTTCGCCCGTCCCGCTCCGTCATAGCCCAGGTACACTCCCGAGGCGGCGAGCTCGAGGTGGAGCTCCGCGTCGGGGTTGCGGTCGACGTGGGCGAGCGCGAGTCGGTGGCGCGGGACGCCTTCCTCTTCGAGGAGCGCTGCGACCTCGAAGCCCGCCGTTCCCTGCTCAAGATGGCAAACGACCGGCGCGCCGGTTCGTCGGTGCGCAGCGCCCGCCGCCGCCAACACGTTGCGCTCGAACGTCGATATGTGCCAGTAGCCAATGCCGACCTTGATTACACCGGCACGCACATCGGTCGCCGGTGGCGGAGTCGACGATCGGTCATCGGCGTTCATGCCCTCCATGAGGTCACCAACGAAGCGCTCCGCCAAGTCGTCCGCGGTCATCTCGCGAAGCCAATGCCTGTCCGGGTAATGCGCCTCTTGATGCACGCCTGTGCTCGCGACGATCGTCATGCCTGACCGCGTGGCGATGTCTCGCAGGCCCTCCGGACGCCTGCCGAGGCCGATGGGGGTTAGCTCGACGAGAGCATCGATTCCCGCCGACCGGAGCGCGGTCGCTTCGTGAGTGGAGCGGGCCACGTCATCCAACTCGTCGCCACGCATCAGAGAACTACTCTGGAGGAGGTGCTCGTGGTAGTCGGTGCGCCCGAGCGATCCAGCGGGTATGTCGCCCGTCACGGTCCGGACGAATGATGGCGTCACAGGCGTTCGGCCTTTGCGATCACCGACAGCCGCCTGAGCATCGCCCTGTCGATCCGGATTCCGAAGACCTCCCCGATCACCTCGCTCCACCCATGGACGAAGTAGCGCCAGCCATCCTCCACCGCCTCGAGCTGCGCACGCTGCCTCGAAGCCTGCTCGAGGAACCGAAGCTTGCCGCGATAGTTGAGCTCCCACGCGATGCCACCCTCGGGGAACCGTGCGGCGTCGGTGAGCGGTGAGCCCGGACGGTCCTTTCCCATGCCGGTGGCGTTGATGACGAGCGATCCGCCAGGCAGCGCGGCCATGCGTCGATCGTTCTTCTCCGGGACCTCGTTGCAGACGAGCTCGACGCGATCGGCGACGCCGAGCCACTCGAAGACCGATCGGCAGGCGTCAAGCCTAGGCGCTGTCCGATTCACGAGCGCCACGCGTCGAGGGCGGTCCGCCGCGGGTCGCTCCGCAAGAAGATGGACGGCGATCGCTAGGCCGGCGCCGCCCGCCCCGAAGCACAGAACCTCTGCGCCTGACGCAAAGTGCCCGGGAGGCACGAACGCGTCGAGCGCTCGTCCGCCGGTGATCACGTCCTTCGCCTGCCCGATGAACCGTCCGTCGCGTTTCGAGATGCACGACACCTCGCCGAGAAGTCGCGCGTGCTCGTCAAGCTCGTCGAAGAGATTGCTTGCCGCGTCGAGGATGCGGACCTTGTGCGTGGTGACGAGCGCACCGCGTACGCAGGTGTCGTCGCGAAGATCGGCGATCACCGCCCGGTAGGCTGCCGGATCGGTGTCGAGCGGCAAGTCGATGGGCTCGAGCACCGTACCGGTGATGCCAAGGGCGCTGGCCCACTGCGGGAAGAGACGGTTGATCGAGCTGCGCGTCGCGGTCACGCCGACGAAGGCGAGGGTGTCGGCAGTCCGCGTCACGCCGAGGCTCCTGCGCTGACCGGATGCTCCGGAGCCTCGCCGCGCACGAGGACCCGCACGCACTCACGTGCGGCGCTCATCCCCATTCGGTCGACGGCCTGAACACTCTGCCCTGCGATATGCGGCGTGACAATGACATTCGGCGCGTCGAGGAGCGGGCTCCGGCCATGGTCTTCCGTGCTGAGGACGTCGGTCGCCAGCGCTCCGAGCCGGCCCGTGCGCAGCAGCTCCGCGACGGCGGCCTCGTCGATGAGCGCCGCGCGCGCCGTGTTCACGAGGATGGCGCCGGGTCTCATGGCCGTGAGCAGCGTGCCGTCGATGAGGGGCCTGGGCGTCGCGGGGGCGTGGAGCGTGACGATGTCGGCCACACGGACCAGCTCCGCGAGCGAAACGAGCGGGATGTCGACGTCAACCGCATATGGATCGTGCGCCACCACTCGCGACCCGAAGCCGTTGAGACGCCGGTGGACGGCCCGACCGATCCGGCCGTAGCCGACGATCCCGACCGTGCACTCGCCGAGCTCGCGCCCTACCTTGCCGGACCAATGGCCCGCCCGCACTGCACGGTCACCCTCGACGATGCCGCGCAGGGCGGCAAGTGCCAGCCCGATGGTCAAGTCGGCGACGGCCTCGGCGTTGGCACCGGGGGTGTTGGTGACGATCACGCCTCGGCGACGAGCGGCGTCGAGGTCGACGCTGTCGACGCCGACCCCGTAGCGGGCCACGATCCTCAACATCGGCGCTGCGTCGAGATGCTCTGCGCCGATCGGAGCGGTGCCGGCGATCCATCCCTCGGCGCGGGCGAGGTGCGGCAGGAGCGCGACCAACTCATGGCCCGGATCGCCGCGGACGACGTTCAGGCCCTCGGCGCGAAGCAGAGCCTCTGGATCCTTCTCGCCGCCGCCGAACGACCGCGTCGTAACGAGGACGGTCCGGTCCTTATCCACGCGGCACCTCGTCGATGACGGCACGAAGTGCCGTCGCGCGACGAGCGAGCTCCCGAGCATCGCCGGCAGCCACCGCGTCGGGCGGACACAGTGGCCCCCCCACGTTCACCGCCACGGCGCCGGCCTCGAGATACGCGGCGATGTTCGAAGCGTCGACGCCGCCCGACGGCATGAGCGGCACGTGGGGCATGGGTGCCGCCACCGCGCGCACGTAGGCGGGACCGCCGAGGGACGCAGGAAAGAGCTTGACGGGGCCGCCCGTGAGCCGATAGGCGGCCAGGAGCTCGGACGGCGTCTGACCGGCGAGGATGACCGGCACAGCGGCACCCGCAGACGCCACCTCCGGCACCAAGGCCGGGCAGACGAGGAACTGCGCGCCGGCCTCGATCGCCAGGCGAGCCGATCCAGCGTCGAGGACTGACCCCGCGCCCACGACGACGTCTCCGAGCGCTCGCGCCTGCTCGATCGCCTCCAGTGCGTTCTCTCCGGTCAGCGTGAACTCGACGAGACCGACACCGCCCTCAGCGAGAGCGCCCGCGATGACGCGACCATCAGCGTAGCGAGGCGCGCGAACGACGGCGACGATCCGGTCGGTCCGCAGCCGCGCACCGAATGGCGTCGACCAAACGTCCACGCCAGGGCCCGACCCGCGGCGGTCGACCCGTATCGGCGCACGATCTCCCCCGAGCAACGGAACCACGGTCGGCTGGAATGGGAGCGTCGGCTCGCCAGGGACCATCTCCACCGCGAAGCGCGTCCGATCGGCCCGATGCCACGCCTCGAACCACTCGAGCGGCGC is a genomic window containing:
- a CDS encoding aryldialkylphosphatase, which produces MTGDIPAGSLGRTDYHEHLLQSSSLMRGDELDDVARSTHEATALRSAGIDALVELTPIGLGRRPEGLRDIATRSGMTIVASTGVHQEAHYPDRHWLREMTADDLAERFVGDLMEGMNADDRSSTPPPATDVRAGVIKVGIGYWHISTFERNVLAAAGAAHRRTGAPVVCHLEQGTAGFEVAALLEEEGVPRHRLALAHVDRNPDAELHLELAASGVYLGYDGAGRAKYWPDSILIECLLAVARGGAADRILLGGDVARRSSFASYGGLPGMAYLPTRFIPRLTAAAGPALLDAVLVTNPARLLAWPA
- a CDS encoding ABC transporter ATP-binding protein → MSTEPVLEAHDLAKRYGRRTWALTGIDLSIPEGGITALVGPNAAGKSTLIKTWIGFERPTRGGVRVAGIDPWKDRSAVLGQVGYVPQSPALYDGLSVDDHLDLAVQLRPDFDQHYARLRLDQLGIPPDQGAKSLSGGQQAQVALALALGTRARILLLDEPLASLDPLARREFLHVLTDAVRSDGATALLSSHIVTDVEQACDRLVVLGVGKILLHDTVADAKATHWMATDGAATGDGEVIGSFGGPAGERLTLMRGSTRSEGENLRPASLEEVVLGYLASGRGKPGEAAA
- a CDS encoding response regulator transcription factor, which codes for MTAPTRVAAGVTVFVVDDHELFRSGVRSELSRSCRIVGDAGTVEEAVAGIVDADPDVVLLDVHMPAGGGRGVIEGVRAEGSRAQFLALSVSDAAEDVIGIIRAGARGYVTKSISADELVAAVQRVHDGDVVFSPRLAGFVLDAFAGESDQPIDPELDLLTARERETLRFIARGYTYKEVATELHISVKTVETHVSAVLRKLQLSNRYELTRWASDRRLI
- a CDS encoding shikimate dehydrogenase, with the translated sequence MTRTADTLAFVGVTATRSSINRLFPQWASALGITGTVLEPIDLPLDTDPAAYRAVIADLRDDTCVRGALVTTHKVRILDAASNLFDELDEHARLLGEVSCISKRDGRFIGQAKDVITGGRALDAFVPPGHFASGAEVLCFGAGGAGLAIAVHLLAERPAADRPRRVALVNRTAPRLDACRSVFEWLGVADRVELVCNEVPEKNDRRMAALPGGSLVINATGMGKDRPGSPLTDAARFPEGGIAWELNYRGKLRFLEQASRQRAQLEAVEDGWRYFVHGWSEVIGEVFGIRIDRAMLRRLSVIAKAERL
- a CDS encoding PspC domain-containing protein; this encodes MTGQRSERTGAPPRLLRRRTSDRVLGGVAGGLGDYFNVDPLLIRIAFVGLMIFGGAGLVLYVVGWLLIPADGENVSNIEGFFRRLGLTSQRLAWIALAFVVFIVVIAGAPVGGPLDGSGTVFIGPLPGVNQWTLWAVAIIVVGIVMLRRRESPAPAPPAPPATPAMTAEATIPAQPSTPAVTAVKAAPRPRSPLALYTYGAILLSIGLLALASQMADVSVSPGQFFGTALAVLGIGLVVGAWWGRARILILVAFLLAPMAIVASFITAPLAGGIGDHRYTPVTAAEVRDEYRSLGGRLILDLTDLKTGPRTIHISVSVAVGQLVVILPENATVELRTRVGAGDSVVLGSQDVGTSLDSSYVRHHFNPISYILDLEMGIGQVFVTDSRINW
- a CDS encoding MFS transporter — its product is MAPEPAPNEHARAVERTYLTLTLLSTLASSFIWGINTIFLLDAGLNNAEAFAANAFFTLGMVIFEIPTGVFADTRGRRFSYLLGAATLLVSTLLYLVMWQIHAPLWGWAIASILLGLGFTFFSGATEAWLVDALHGTGFQGHLEHVFGRAQTVTGAAMLGGTVAGGLVAQLTNLGVPYIIRAAMFGVTLLVAWRFMRDIGFSPDSDASAVTAVRNVLRGSIDGGLRNPPVRWLMLAVPFTAGTGIYIFYAAQPYLLELYGDPTAYSIAGLAAAIFAGVQIAGGLLVPYVRRLFRRRTDALLIGGVLGVAFLAVLGLKPGFMVALALLAAWSLIGAVTRPMRSAFLNDVIPSEQRATVLSFDSLMGSAGGVVAQPVLGRVADGGGYAASYLISAGVQLVALPLVFLARLEKSPADPITDVDEVIEPT
- a CDS encoding phosphoglycerate dehydrogenase, producing the protein MDKDRTVLVTTRSFGGGEKDPEALLRAEGLNVVRGDPGHELVALLPHLARAEGWIAGTAPIGAEHLDAAPMLRIVARYGVGVDSVDLDAARRRGVIVTNTPGANAEAVADLTIGLALAALRGIVEGDRAVRAGHWSGKVGRELGECTVGIVGYGRIGRAVHRRLNGFGSRVVAHDPYAVDVDIPLVSLAELVRVADIVTLHAPATPRPLIDGTLLTAMRPGAILVNTARAALIDEAAVAELLRTGRLGALATDVLSTEDHGRSPLLDAPNVIVTPHIAGQSVQAVDRMGMSAARECVRVLVRGEAPEHPVSAGASA
- a CDS encoding PspC domain-containing protein — translated: MAQVGVRRGRGELAGAARARLERSRSDRVIGGVAAGIGNHLGVEPIFVRFAFVALSLALGFGVVVYLLAWLLAPEEAVDAATAPRRGPLVRPTLGQALGGALILGGVFLLVFVSGFWFGETLAWPISLAAIGFAILWARSGDERGGRWPLDAVLTRRVSLLRLGIGISLIVGAMAIFLGYNASLDVAGPMVLAALVAIGGLGLILGPWAWNLVRELIEERSQRVRTEARAEMAAHLHDSVLQTLALIQRSPAQREMVTLARTQERELRAWLYGRAPTQAGAQLRDAIDAMAGRVERDQQVKVEAIVVGEADLDEHARALVSAVGEATLNAARHSGSTEVSVYVEVEDEAISAYVRDHGTGFDPTEVAADRRGIADSIIGRMERHGGTALVDSRPGAGTEIGMRLPRKPS